In a single window of the Microbacterium sp. SL75 genome:
- a CDS encoding alpha/beta fold hydrolase — MNTTAVLPPLVLIPGHWLGAWAWDDVLPHLHPARATALTLPGLDPRDPARADRTLDEQVDAVLEVLAHLDEPAMLVAHSGANAPVSLVLDRHPELVRRVVWVDSGPSAPGVAFAADLSSEVRAVPLPPFDALGQQASLEGLNPAALERFRRDAVAEPGPVLRQSVQLTNPARHDVPTTLVCCSLPRAQVRELAHAGHPMFAEVAMLTHVASIDLPTGHWPMWSRPRDLAEVILAAARQD; from the coding sequence ATGAACACCACCGCAGTCCTTCCGCCCCTCGTCCTCATCCCCGGCCACTGGCTCGGCGCCTGGGCGTGGGACGACGTCCTCCCCCATCTCCACCCCGCCCGCGCGACGGCTCTGACCCTGCCGGGTCTCGACCCTCGCGATCCGGCCCGGGCCGACCGCACGCTCGACGAGCAGGTCGACGCCGTCCTCGAGGTGCTCGCGCACCTCGACGAACCCGCGATGCTCGTCGCGCACAGCGGCGCCAACGCTCCGGTGAGCCTGGTGCTCGACCGGCATCCGGAACTCGTCCGCCGGGTCGTCTGGGTCGATTCCGGCCCCTCGGCACCGGGAGTCGCGTTCGCCGCCGACCTGTCGTCCGAGGTTCGCGCTGTCCCCCTGCCGCCCTTCGACGCCCTCGGGCAGCAGGCGAGCCTCGAGGGCCTGAACCCAGCCGCGCTCGAGCGGTTCCGCCGCGACGCCGTCGCCGAGCCCGGTCCGGTGCTGCGCCAGTCGGTGCAGCTCACGAACCCCGCCCGGCACGACGTGCCGACCACCCTCGTGTGCTGCTCCCTTCCCCGCGCGCAGGTCCGTGAGCTCGCGCACGCGGGTCACCCGATGTTCGCCGAGGTGGCGATGTTGACGCACGTCGCGAGCATCGACCTGCCGACCGGCCACTGGCCCATGTGGTCACGTCCGCGCGATCTCGCCGAGGTCATCCTCGCCGCCGCCCGCCAGGACTGA
- a CDS encoding GNAT family N-acetyltransferase — protein MLEEEYEKSRRRLPAHLRPTPKPEQPFAFEIRPATEADVPDIREIYNYYVRNSVVTFDEKAWSLAKWRDKFATLHKLGLPFLVAQSPSGQILGYALVQPWQSKSAYRYTVENSIYLGQAAAGKGLGRALLEALVAACQDLGIREMVAAISDKGADASIALHEKLGFNEVGRMGRVGFKFGRWLGVVYLQKSIPSKKKRRKLFG, from the coding sequence GTGCTGGAAGAGGAGTACGAGAAGAGCCGGCGGCGGTTGCCTGCCCACCTGCGCCCGACGCCGAAGCCCGAGCAACCCTTCGCGTTCGAGATCCGCCCGGCGACCGAGGCCGACGTTCCCGACATCCGCGAGATCTACAACTATTACGTGCGCAACTCGGTGGTGACTTTCGACGAGAAGGCGTGGTCCCTCGCGAAGTGGCGCGACAAGTTCGCCACCCTCCACAAGCTCGGGCTGCCCTTCCTCGTCGCCCAGTCGCCGAGCGGTCAGATCCTCGGGTACGCGCTCGTGCAGCCGTGGCAGTCGAAGTCGGCGTACCGCTACACGGTCGAGAATTCGATCTACCTGGGGCAGGCGGCCGCGGGCAAAGGCCTCGGGCGCGCTCTGCTCGAGGCGCTCGTCGCGGCGTGCCAAGACCTCGGCATCCGCGAGATGGTCGCGGCCATCAGCGACAAGGGGGCCGACGCCTCGATCGCCCTGCACGAGAAGCTCGGCTTCAACGAGGTGGGGCGGATGGGCCGAGTGGGGTTCAAGTTCGGGCGGTGGCTCGGGGTCGTGTATCTGCAGAAGAGCATCCCGTCGAAGAAGAAGCGGCGGAAGCTGTTCGGCTGA
- a CDS encoding M4 family metallopeptidase, whose translation MTPGIVPPFLLDRLASTDDPRMARAAEAARKTLAVPRPARPTRARLRLSIEGDTLVAETAPVPDRVVSDAANTENLPGRRVRSEDDAPSGDAAVDEAYDGLGETYDFFWDAFARDGIDAAGGSLLATVHFGDDYDNAFWNGERMVFGDGDGDVFVGFTRSLSVIAHELGHGVTEASGGLEYQGQSGALNESLSDVFGALAEQHHLGQSADQASWLIGEGIFAAPVQGEALRSMKAPGTAYDDDVLGKDPQPGHMRDYVETTDDNGGVHINSGIPNRAFYLAATALGGFAWERAGLIWYRTITAGTLSPTADFSVFAAATLSAAASEYGEKSEEVAAVRAAWAGVGVEEDARA comes from the coding sequence ATGACCCCAGGTATCGTCCCCCCGTTCCTGCTCGACCGACTCGCCTCCACCGACGACCCGCGCATGGCACGGGCCGCCGAAGCGGCGCGAAAGACCCTCGCCGTGCCGCGGCCGGCGCGTCCGACGCGAGCGCGCCTGCGGCTGTCCATCGAGGGCGACACCCTCGTGGCCGAGACGGCGCCGGTGCCCGATCGCGTCGTCTCCGACGCGGCGAACACCGAGAACCTCCCGGGTCGTCGCGTGCGCAGCGAAGACGACGCCCCGTCGGGCGACGCCGCGGTCGACGAGGCCTACGACGGTCTCGGCGAGACCTACGACTTTTTCTGGGATGCCTTCGCCCGCGACGGCATCGACGCCGCCGGTGGATCGCTGCTGGCCACCGTGCACTTCGGCGACGACTACGACAACGCCTTCTGGAACGGCGAGCGCATGGTCTTCGGCGACGGCGACGGCGATGTGTTCGTCGGATTCACGCGGTCGCTCAGCGTCATCGCTCACGAGCTCGGGCACGGCGTCACCGAGGCCTCCGGCGGGCTCGAGTACCAGGGTCAGTCGGGCGCGCTCAACGAGTCGCTTTCCGACGTGTTCGGTGCCCTCGCCGAACAGCATCACCTCGGCCAGAGCGCCGACCAGGCATCGTGGCTCATCGGCGAGGGCATCTTCGCCGCCCCGGTGCAGGGCGAGGCCCTGCGCTCGATGAAGGCACCGGGCACCGCCTACGACGACGACGTGCTCGGCAAAGACCCGCAGCCGGGGCACATGCGTGACTACGTCGAGACGACCGACGACAACGGCGGGGTGCACATCAACTCGGGTATCCCGAACCGGGCCTTCTACCTCGCCGCGACCGCGCTCGGCGGGTTCGCGTGGGAGCGCGCCGGTCTCATCTGGTACCGCACGATCACCGCGGGCACGCTGTCGCCCACCGCCGATTTCTCGGTGTTCGCGGCCGCCACCCTGTCGGCCGCGGCCAGCGAGTACGGTGAGAAGTCGGAGGAGGTCGCCGCCGTCCGTGCCGCGTGGGCCGGGGTCGGCGTCGAGGAGGATGCCCGAGCCTGA
- a CDS encoding ABC transporter ATP-binding protein yields MTETLMRARGLSRTYPTPRTRGVGRAERTVGLADVDLSVLAGSAVGIIGESGSGKSTLVRLLLGLDVPSAGTVEVDGRPVDARGSARSLHWLRRATGIVFQDPYASLDPRMSVERIVGEPLWALGVEGDRRARVREVLEQVGLDADMAARFPHEFSGGQRQRIALARAIVHRPRILVGDEPLSALDVTVRAQILRLLARLRVEEDLTLVLVSHDIGVVQNVCDQVVVMKDGRVVEQGPTEKVLLQPQAAYTRQLLASIPTLPA; encoded by the coding sequence GTGACCGAGACGCTGATGCGGGCGCGAGGGCTCTCGCGCACCTACCCCACCCCGCGGACGCGGGGCGTCGGCCGAGCCGAGCGGACCGTGGGTCTCGCCGACGTCGACCTCTCGGTGCTCGCGGGGAGCGCCGTCGGCATCATCGGCGAGTCGGGGTCGGGCAAGTCCACCCTCGTGCGCCTGCTGCTGGGCCTCGACGTGCCGAGCGCGGGAACGGTCGAGGTCGACGGACGCCCCGTCGATGCTCGGGGTTCGGCGCGATCACTGCACTGGCTGCGCCGGGCGACCGGCATCGTGTTCCAGGACCCCTACGCCTCGCTCGACCCCCGCATGAGCGTCGAACGCATCGTCGGCGAGCCGCTGTGGGCGCTGGGGGTCGAGGGCGACCGCCGCGCGCGGGTGCGCGAGGTGCTCGAACAGGTCGGCCTCGACGCCGACATGGCCGCACGCTTCCCGCACGAGTTCTCGGGCGGCCAGCGTCAGCGCATCGCCCTGGCCCGCGCGATCGTCCACCGCCCGCGCATCCTCGTCGGCGACGAGCCGCTGTCGGCCCTTGACGTCACGGTACGCGCGCAGATCCTGCGCCTGCTCGCGCGCCTGCGGGTCGAAGAGGACCTCACCCTCGTGCTCGTCTCGCACGACATCGGCGTGGTCCAGAACGTCTGCGACCAGGTGGTCGTGATGAAGGATGGCCGGGTCGTCGAGCAGGGGCCGACCGAGAAGGTGCTGCTGCAGCCGCAGGCGGCGTACACGCGGCAGCTTTTGGCATCCATTCCGACGCTGCCGGCCTGA
- a CDS encoding protealysin inhibitor emfourin — protein MPEPDDEERWSVLVVRSGGIAGLSKQWRAEPDRDRLPRWRQLVESCPWDAPSPGSPGADRYQWRIEVHRGDTAVHQARLGDGQLEGPWRTLVDEVRQAAPSPPRGR, from the coding sequence ATGCCCGAGCCTGACGACGAAGAGCGCTGGAGCGTACTCGTCGTGCGCTCGGGAGGTATCGCGGGGCTTTCGAAGCAGTGGCGGGCCGAGCCCGATCGCGACCGGCTCCCCCGGTGGCGGCAGCTCGTCGAGAGCTGCCCCTGGGACGCCCCTTCCCCCGGCTCCCCCGGCGCCGATCGCTACCAGTGGCGCATCGAGGTGCACCGGGGCGACACCGCCGTCCACCAGGCGCGGCTGGGCGACGGGCAGCTCGAGGGGCCGTGGCGCACGCTGGTCGACGAGGTGCGGCAGGCCGCTCCGTCGCCGCCGCGCGGGCGCTGA
- a CDS encoding helix-turn-helix transcriptional regulator has product MKRAERLHALTEMLRRRGVHGSSAERLAREFAVSVRTIKRDLAALERSGAPIWSRPGPGGGYGLAVGSSLPPVTLSPAQAVALTAAVAANPDAPYNDLARAGVAKILDVVDPRTRARADELAARVWVDAPAAPSRAVRSALEEALTEQRVVRVRYTAETGTVTTRDVEPVLFAAREGRWFLVGWCRLREAMRWFAVARIDRATALSIACSGHTVAEVGRPPATSRPVGGQDA; this is encoded by the coding sequence ATGAAGCGGGCGGAGCGGCTGCACGCCTTGACCGAGATGCTGCGAAGGCGGGGCGTCCACGGCAGTTCGGCCGAGCGGTTGGCCCGTGAGTTCGCCGTCTCGGTGCGGACGATCAAGCGCGACCTGGCCGCACTCGAGCGCAGCGGTGCGCCCATCTGGTCGCGGCCGGGTCCCGGTGGCGGGTACGGTCTCGCGGTCGGTTCGTCGCTTCCGCCGGTGACGCTCTCTCCGGCGCAGGCGGTCGCCCTCACGGCGGCCGTCGCCGCGAATCCCGACGCCCCCTACAACGATCTGGCGCGCGCGGGTGTGGCGAAGATCCTCGACGTCGTCGACCCGCGGACGCGCGCACGGGCAGACGAGCTGGCCGCTCGTGTGTGGGTCGACGCCCCCGCCGCGCCGTCGCGGGCGGTGCGATCCGCGCTCGAGGAAGCGCTCACCGAGCAGCGGGTGGTGCGCGTCAGGTACACCGCGGAGACGGGGACGGTGACCACCCGCGACGTCGAGCCCGTCCTCTTCGCAGCGCGGGAGGGACGATGGTTCCTCGTGGGCTGGTGCCGCCTGCGCGAGGCGATGAGGTGGTTCGCCGTCGCGCGGATCGATCGGGCGACAGCGCTTTCGATCGCGTGCAGTGGTCACACCGTCGCCGAGGTGGGCCGGCCGCCCGCGACGTCACGCCCGGTCGGCGGCCAGGACGCGTGA